A single genomic interval of Sceloporus undulatus isolate JIND9_A2432 ecotype Alabama chromosome 2, SceUnd_v1.1, whole genome shotgun sequence harbors:
- the LOC121921025 gene encoding caM kinase-like vesicle-associated protein isoform X2, with protein sequence MPFGCIGLRDEKNYNSLSDITDKYEIGQLLRAKEFCEICVARERQTDRLYICKKFLKKDGRKVRRAAKNEILILKMVSHPNILQLIDTFETRKEFYIIQELATGGDVFDWILDQGYYTEKDASNVIRQVLEALAYLHNLHIVHRNLKLENLMYYNQNNRSKVVLRDFYLSRFENGAITEPCGTPEYLAPEVVARQRYGRPVDCWAVGVIMFILLSGNPPFYDDTDDENSDSHNRRIFRKILAGEYDFDSPYWDEISPAAKKLVSRLMEVDQDQRITAQEALGHIWISGNIASEKNLKEGVCAQIEKNFAKAKWRKAIRVTTFMQRLRASDVSGRLPVTPRSSMSVAHEVTIEAPRPAECLESPCPLEEEVQEQQPKSKTEGAAEKTE encoded by the exons ATGCCGTTTGGCTGCATTGGACTGCGGGATGAAAAGAACTACAACAGCTTATCTGACATCACTGACAAATATGAAATCGGGCAGCTACTGCGGGC GAAGGAGTTCTGTGAGATCTGTGTGGCCCGAGAACGCCAAACAGACAGACTGTACATCTGTAAGAAGTTTCTCAAGAAAGATGGGCGCAAGGTGCGAAGGGCAGCCAAGAATGAAATCCTCATCCTGAAGAT GGTGAGTCACCCCAACATCCTGCAACTGATTGACACATTTGAGACCAGGAAGGAATTCTACATCATCCAAGAACT GGCCACTGGTGGGGATGTTTTTGACTGGATCCTGGATCAGGGCTACTACACAGAAAAGGATGCCAGCAATGTCATCCGGCAGGTGCTGGAGGCATTAGCTTATCTGCACAACCTGCACATTGTTCACCGCAACCTCAAG CTGGAAAATCTCATGTACTACAACCAGAACAACCGCTCCAAAGTGGTGCTGCGGGATTTTTATCTTTCACGTTTTGAGAACGGTGCCATTActgaaccctgtgggacccctgAATATTTGG CTCCTGAGGTGGTTGCACGACAGCGCTACGGACGCCCTGTAGATTGCTGGGCTGTTGGGGTTATCATGTTTATTCT TCTGTCTGGGAATCCACCGTTCTATGATGACACAGACGATGAGAACAGTGACAGTCACAACCGCCGCATCTTCCGTAAAATCCTGGCTGGGGAGTATGACTTTGACTCCCCCTATTGGGATGAAATCTCTCCTGCGG CCAAAAAGCTGGTGTCACGGCTTATGGAAGTTGACCAGGACCAACGAATCACAGCTCAGGAAGCACTGGGACACATCTG GATATCTGGAAACATTGCTTCTGAAAAGAATCTCAAGGAAGGGGTCTGTGCCCAGATTGAAAAGAATTTTGCCAAGGCCAAGTGGAGG AAAGCCATTCGGGTCACTACATTCATGCAACGTCTCCGGGCTTCGGATGTCAGTGGCCGCCTCCCTGTCACCCCCCGTTCTTCCATGAGCGTCGCTCATGAGGTCACCATTGAGGCGCCAAGGCCGGCTGAATGTTTGGAGTCACCATGCCCACTGGAGGAAGAGGTGCAGGAGCAACAACCGAAGAGCAAGACAGAAGGAGCGGCTGAGAAAACCGAATAA
- the LOC121921025 gene encoding caM kinase-like vesicle-associated protein isoform X1 yields MHDEIGLLAYPRESDKVDKSALDPLLPSCLLGFLFCRMPFGCIGLRDEKNYNSLSDITDKYEIGQLLRAKEFCEICVARERQTDRLYICKKFLKKDGRKVRRAAKNEILILKMVSHPNILQLIDTFETRKEFYIIQELATGGDVFDWILDQGYYTEKDASNVIRQVLEALAYLHNLHIVHRNLKLENLMYYNQNNRSKVVLRDFYLSRFENGAITEPCGTPEYLAPEVVARQRYGRPVDCWAVGVIMFILLSGNPPFYDDTDDENSDSHNRRIFRKILAGEYDFDSPYWDEISPAAKKLVSRLMEVDQDQRITAQEALGHIWISGNIASEKNLKEGVCAQIEKNFAKAKWRKAIRVTTFMQRLRASDVSGRLPVTPRSSMSVAHEVTIEAPRPAECLESPCPLEEEVQEQQPKSKTEGAAEKTE; encoded by the exons ATGCATGATGAGATTGGGCTGTTAGCATACCCGAGGGAATCTGATAAAGTTGATAAAAGTGCCTTAGATCCTCTTCTTCCATCCTGTCTCCTGGGCTTCTTATTTTGCAG GATGCCGTTTGGCTGCATTGGACTGCGGGATGAAAAGAACTACAACAGCTTATCTGACATCACTGACAAATATGAAATCGGGCAGCTACTGCGGGC GAAGGAGTTCTGTGAGATCTGTGTGGCCCGAGAACGCCAAACAGACAGACTGTACATCTGTAAGAAGTTTCTCAAGAAAGATGGGCGCAAGGTGCGAAGGGCAGCCAAGAATGAAATCCTCATCCTGAAGAT GGTGAGTCACCCCAACATCCTGCAACTGATTGACACATTTGAGACCAGGAAGGAATTCTACATCATCCAAGAACT GGCCACTGGTGGGGATGTTTTTGACTGGATCCTGGATCAGGGCTACTACACAGAAAAGGATGCCAGCAATGTCATCCGGCAGGTGCTGGAGGCATTAGCTTATCTGCACAACCTGCACATTGTTCACCGCAACCTCAAG CTGGAAAATCTCATGTACTACAACCAGAACAACCGCTCCAAAGTGGTGCTGCGGGATTTTTATCTTTCACGTTTTGAGAACGGTGCCATTActgaaccctgtgggacccctgAATATTTGG CTCCTGAGGTGGTTGCACGACAGCGCTACGGACGCCCTGTAGATTGCTGGGCTGTTGGGGTTATCATGTTTATTCT TCTGTCTGGGAATCCACCGTTCTATGATGACACAGACGATGAGAACAGTGACAGTCACAACCGCCGCATCTTCCGTAAAATCCTGGCTGGGGAGTATGACTTTGACTCCCCCTATTGGGATGAAATCTCTCCTGCGG CCAAAAAGCTGGTGTCACGGCTTATGGAAGTTGACCAGGACCAACGAATCACAGCTCAGGAAGCACTGGGACACATCTG GATATCTGGAAACATTGCTTCTGAAAAGAATCTCAAGGAAGGGGTCTGTGCCCAGATTGAAAAGAATTTTGCCAAGGCCAAGTGGAGG AAAGCCATTCGGGTCACTACATTCATGCAACGTCTCCGGGCTTCGGATGTCAGTGGCCGCCTCCCTGTCACCCCCCGTTCTTCCATGAGCGTCGCTCATGAGGTCACCATTGAGGCGCCAAGGCCGGCTGAATGTTTGGAGTCACCATGCCCACTGGAGGAAGAGGTGCAGGAGCAACAACCGAAGAGCAAGACAGAAGGAGCGGCTGAGAAAACCGAATAA